A region from the Geotrypetes seraphini chromosome 10, aGeoSer1.1, whole genome shotgun sequence genome encodes:
- the LOC117368041 gene encoding proton channel OTOP2-like yields the protein MSNQTLPKETTNSHEDQTTDSAFMDQTVDTSVSTHRTSHLSVNPQPSSEAWKKGGSLLSALLAINMLLIGCAFVSSGAADEVPIREKEVLCFLTVMMMLSIVWMVFQLRFTYMHKDAVLYKDSHAGPIWLRGGLVLFGTCSLALDILKIGYYIGYIRCESPIKIIYPVVQAVFVVFQTYFLWVSCKHCVQIHTQITRYGLMLVLSTNMAVWMAAVTDESVHQSKEIEEKYLENYVKEQYLTIKHNFSEMENITHRLAAAGESYIGCSCITRICHIFEKGFYYMYPFNIEYSLFASAITYVMWKNVGRLIDDDIHHQQQHRLKFCFCKQTLFIGLLTGICMLAVGLVAFISYKINVRTSDNKDRALIMFYIFNIVCLSLMSLGALAGSIIYRFDKREIDNEKNPSRKLDVALLLGATLGQYCISYYSILAMVTISPKELLNCLNLVYALMMVIQHTVQNMFIIEGLHRRSFKHVQHEQNDDPLGLIYINKSISIPFPDDSSSSSPSTLNHSEEPTRIQTGKSTDAMHLTMHYKKNSWKSRILKELSLFLLLCNVICWIMPAFGARLQFTAGLELKFYGLSKWVILTNICLPFGIFYRMHAAASLFEVYVMS from the exons ATGTCTAACCAGACCCTCCCAAAGGAGACCACAAACAGCCATGAAGACCAAACCACAGATTCTGCTTTCATGGATCAGACAGTGGATACATCGGTCTCCACCCACCGAACTTCCCACCTCAGTGTAAACCCTCAGCCATCATCTGAAgcctggaagaaaggagggagccTATTATCTGCCTTACTGGCCATCAACATGCTGTTGATTGGTTGTGCTTTTGTTAGCAGTGGGGCTGCAGATGAAGTACCTATTCGGGAAAAAGAGGTGCTCTGTTTTCTCACTGTGATGATGATGTTGTCAATAGTCTGGATGGTCTTCCAGCTGAGGTTCACCTATATGCACAAAGATGCCGTCCTCTACAAGGATTCCCACGCAGGACCTATCTGGTTGCGAG GTGGGCTTGTCTTATTTGGGACGTGTTCATTAGCCCTGGATATAttaaaaattggatattacaTTGGCTACATCAGGTGCGAGTCTCCAATCAAAATAATTTACCCTGTGGTACAGGCGGTCTTTGTGGTTTTCCAG ACCTACTTTCTTTGGGTTTCCTGCAAACACTGTGTTCAGATCCACACTCAGATAACCAG GTATGGTCTGATGCTCGTCTTGAGTACTAACATGGCCGTGTGGATGGCGGCAGTGACAGATGAATCGGTGCATCAGTCAaaggagatagaggaaaaataccTCGAGAACTACGTCAAGGAGCAGTATTTAACAATAAAACACAACTTCAGTGAAATGGAAAATATTACCCACAGACTGGCTGCTGCAG GTGAATCATATATCGGGTGCAGCTGCATCACAAGAATCTGTCATATCTTCGAGAAAGGATTTTATTACATGTATCCCTTCAACATCGAATACAGCCTTTTTGCTTCTGCAATAACTTACGTCATGTGGAAGAATGTTGGACGCCTCATCGATGATGACATCCACCACCAGCAGCAGCATCGGCTGAAATTCTGCTTTTGTAAGCAGACCCTCTTCATAGGTTTGCTTACGGGAATATGTATGCTTGCTGTTGGCCTTGTGGCTTTCATAAGCTACAAAATAAACGTGAGAACCAGCGACAACAAGGACCGAGCCCTTATCATGTTTTATATTTTCAACATCGTGTGCCTGAGTCTCATGTCCCTCGGGGCTCTTGCAGGATCCATCATTTACAGGTTTGATAAGAGGGAGATAGATAACGAGAAGAATCCCAGCAGAAAATTAGATGTAGCCCTACTGTTGGGGGCTACACTTGGGCAATACTGCATTTCTTACTACTCCATTTTGGCCATGGTGACCATCAGCCCCAAAGAACTCCTGAATTGCCTGAATCTAGTTTATGCATTGATGATGGTCATCCAGCACACAGTGCAGAACATGTTCATCATCGAAGGTCTTCATCGGCGATCTTTCAAGCACGTTCAACATGAGCAGAACGATGACCCTTTAGGACTCATCTACATCAATAAAAGCATCTCCATCCCCTTCCCCGATGACAGCAGCTCATCGTCACCATCCACCCTGAATCACAGTGAAGAACCAACAAGGATCCAAACTGGTAAATCAACGGATGCAATGCACCTCACAATGCATTACAAGAAGAACAGCTGGAAGAGTCGGATTTTGAAGGAGCTTTCCTTATTTCTGCTTCTGTGTAATGTCATT